Proteins encoded together in one Quercus lobata isolate SW786 chromosome 3, ValleyOak3.0 Primary Assembly, whole genome shotgun sequence window:
- the LOC115979386 gene encoding probable LRR receptor-like serine/threonine-protein kinase At3g47570 codes for MRHFHFSLMLFILFFQIFACYSARKVGGIDSGTETEVLLSFKSLVSDPQNALSGWNISYSHCTWFGVNCTSSTTKVQSLHLSSLGLFGIIPPQLSNLTSLKTLDLSNNSFFGQIPSELGHLTSLQHIILVGNIINGTIPISLSHCRRLETIMFRNNKLTGHLPRELGRLHRLKVLDASMNNLTGAIPSTFGNLSTLTVLNMSRTQISGEIPNELGRLNNLVTLQLSENQLSGEIPFSIFNISSLKFLSLTLNRLVGKLPSNIGLTLPKIRDLRLASNYLEGPIPSSLSNASYIEHLDLSSNNFTGHIPLLGNLKHLVQLLLGANSLSSTTKLNFQVFDSLTNCTLLSKILLNSNQLAGELPHSVANLSVNLQHFCVYDNFLTGSFPQRLEKYQNLVSLSIEKNFFEGKIPNSIGKLQKLERLMVSGNLFSGEIPDIFSNLTWLYELDMANNRLSGRIPMSIATCQRLEMLVLRRTALSGSIPKQIFELPQLKFLLLANNSLSGFLPDEFGHLRQLEFMDISGNQLSGNIPAITERYSILQYLNIARNRITGSIPKSLENLAALESLDLSSNNLSGLIPTELENLNALQMLNLSFNSLEGEVPKNGVFANISWDSLQGNKQLCVFDHETAEKLRVTTCVTKTKSNSDLVLKVIIPTSSFIVLVCASCLVCAVITKKKRKTINNQSSSSELKGLPPRLSYSEIQLATNGFVTKNLIGRGAFGSVYRAVFSTGESGIHTTVAVKVLDLTQSKASKSFVTECEALRNIRHRNLVKVFTSCSSIDHTGAEFKALAMEFMSNGNLDKWLYPEDVECGSTLTLTQRLNIAIDVASALDYLHHDCDPPVVHCDLKPGNVLLDEDMTAHVGDFGLARFLSHDSSQTGSSTIGLKGSIGYIAPEYGLGGKASTSGDVYSFGILLLEMIIAKKPTDGIFQEGLSIHKFISEVHESKILDIADPKLFKDNEYFLQNSSANYSSGDDSSSKNKNNIAFRGEECVASMVRVGLSCAADSSKERFTMREALSKLQEIKRCSSG; via the exons ATGAGGCATTTTCATTTCTCCTTAATGCTTTTCATCctcttttttcaaattttcgcTTGCTATAGTGCGAGAAAGGTAGGGGGTATTGACTCTGGCACTGAAACAGAAGTACTCTTATCTTTCAAATCCTTGGTGTCTGATCCCCAAAATGCTCTGTCTGGGTGGAATATAAGTTATTCTCACTGTACTTGGTTTGGGGTCAACTGCACCAGCAGTACAACAAAAGTCCAATCACTGCACCTTAGCAGTCTGGGACTCTTTGGTATTATTCCCCCTCAGCTCTCCAACCTCACTTCCCTCAAAACTCTAGACCTTTCAAACAACTCCTTTTTTGGTCAAATTCCTTCTGAGCTTGGCCATCTTACTAGCCTTCAGCATATAATTCTCGTGGGGAACATAATTAATGGCACGATCCCTATCAGTCTATCTCATTGTCGTAGGCTTGAAACTATAATGTTTCGGAACAACAAACTTACTGGTCATCTTCCTCGTGAACTAGGCCGACTTCATAGACTGAAAGTTCTTGACGCGTCCATGAACAATCTTACTGGTGCAATTCCCTCTACTTTTGGCAATCTCTCCACTCTTACCGTTCTCAACATGTCAAGAACTCAGATATCTGGCGAAATTCCAAATGAGTTGGGTCGTCTCAATAATCTTGTCACTCTTCAACTCTCGGAGAATCAATTAAGTGGTGAGATtcccttttcaattttcaacatttCCTCCCTGAAGTTCTTATCTCTCACACTAAACAGACTAGTTGGAAAGCTTCCCTCCAATATAGGCCTTACCCTTCCCAAAATAAGGGATCTCCGCTTGGCCAGCAATTATCTGGAAGGACCAATACCAAGTTCTTTATCCAATGCTTCATATATTGAACACCTTGATCTCTCCTCAAATAATTTCACTGGGCATATTCCTTTACTTGGTAACTTGAAACATCTTGTCCAGTTACTCCTTGGTGCGAACAGTTTATCTTCTACAACAAAACTGAATTTCCAAGTATTTGACTCCCTTACAAACTGTACCCTGCTAAGCAAAATCCTTCTGAATTCTAACCAATTAGCTGGTGAACTTCCCCATTCTGTCGCAAATCTCTCGGTCAATCTCCAACATTTTTGTGTTTATGATAATTTCCTGACCGGTAGCTTCCCTCAAAGATTGGAAAAGTACCAAAACCTTGTGTCCTTAtcaattgagaaaaattttttCGAAGGCAAAATACCAAACTCAATTGGAAAACTTCAGAAACTAGAAAGACTAATGGTTTCTGGCAACTTGTTCTCTGGAGAAATTCCGGATATCTTTAGCAATCTTACGTGGCTATATGAGCTAGACATGGCAAACAACCGGTTATCTGGTAGAATTCCTATGAGTATAGCAACATGCCAGCGATTAGAGATGCTTGTTCTACGAAGGACAGCCCTCAGTGGCAGCATTCCAAAGCAAATTTTTGAGCTTCCCCAGCTAAAATTTTTGCTGTTGGCAAATAACAGCTTAAGCGGTTTTCTGCCCGATGAATTTGGCCATTTGAGACAGCTTGAATTCATGGACATTTCTGGAAACCAGCTATCCGGAAATATTCCTGCAATAACCGAGAGATACTCAATTTTGCAATATCTCAACATTGCAAGAAACAGGATAACGGGCTCAATACCAAAGTCACTGGAAAATCTAGCAGCACTGGAGAGCTTGGATCTTTCTTCCAACAATCTCTCTGGCCTAATCCCGACAGAATTGGAGAACCTCAATGCTTTGCAGATGTTAAATTTGTCTTTCAATAGCTTGGAAGGAGAAGTACCGAAAAATGGTGTCTTTGCCAACATCAGCTGGGATTCTCTCCAGGGAAACAAACAGCTCTGCGTATTTGACCATGAGACTGCAGAAAAGCTAAGAGTCACTACTTGTGTGACAAAAACAAAATCGAACTCAGATTTAGTGCTCAAAGTCATTATTCCAACCTCTTCTTTCATTGTGCTTGTGTGTGCATCGTGTTTAGTATGTGCAGTGATcaccaaaaagaagagaaagacaaTAAACAATCAAAGTTCATCATCTGAACTGAAGGGTTTACCGCCAAGGCTATCTTACTCTGAAATCCAGCTTGCAACAAACGGGTTTGtcacaaaaaatttgataggGAGGGGAGCTTTTGGGTCTGTATATAGAGCTGTTTTCAGTACTGGTGAAAGTGGAATCCACACCACAGTTGCAGTCAAGGTTCTTGACTTGACACAAAGCAAAGCTTCCAAGAGTTTTGTCACAGAATGTGAAGCTCTCAGAAACATCCGGCATCGGAACCTTGTTAAGGTCTTCACTTCTTGCTCCAGCATTGATCACACAGGAGCCGAATTCAAGGCTTTAGCTATGGAATTCATGTCTAATGGTAACTTGGATAAGTGGTTGTACCCAGAGGATGTTGAGTGTGGATCAACTCTGACCTTGACCCAGAGACTGAATATTGCTATTGATGTAGCTTCTGCGTTAGATTACCTACATCATGATTGTGACCCACCTGTAGTCCATTGCGACTTGAAACCTGGAAATGTGCTTTTAGATGAAGATATGACTGCTCATGTAGGAGATTTTGGGTTAGCAAGGTTTCTCTCTCATGATTCATCACAGACTGGGAGTAGCACAATCGGACTAAAAGGCTCAATTGGTTATATTGCTCCAG AGTATGGCTTGGGTGGAAAGGCTTCAACCAGCGGGGATGTCTATAGTTTTGGGATACTGCTGCTTGAGATGATCATTGCCAAGAAGCCCACAGATGGGATTTTCCAGGAAGGTTTAAGCATACACAAGTTCATCTCCGAAGTGCATGAGAGTAAAATCTTGGATATTGCTGATCCAAAGCTTTTCAAGGATAATgaatattttttgcaaaacaGCAGTGCTAATTATTCTTCTGGTGATGATAGCAGCAgcaagaacaaaaacaacattGCTTTCAGAGGTGAAGAGTGCGTGGCTTCTATGGTGAGAGTTGGACTGTCTTGTGCTGCTGATTCATCGAAAGAACGTTTTACTATGAGAGAAGCCTTATCGAAGTTGCAAGAGATTAAAAGATGTTCTAGTGGATGA